A genomic segment from Labrys wisconsinensis encodes:
- a CDS encoding extracellular solute-binding protein, protein MCDTSDASQSMQDAVERGEDTLPAAAGAARPGTTRRRFIGGSLAALASSELGLGRALAAATASGPATIDLWLGVGPDSAKVYRQLLDRFHAANPDITVRVNSFGEYEPLQTALQAAIAGKRPPAIAQIGFDVIQYAARFLPHLKVDAAAAAAGVDGAHFLADSFSPQMLSLGRVNGQDVLPQLIGSPYLFYNRDVLSAAGIEQAPDTWPALRTVAQRVTAKTGKPCFSMAEKGYFWAYQGLIESNGALLLAREGDRYVTQIDQPGAIEAMQLMADMVLEDKSALYLGDAQAGVDYQNGNLPMMIGFSSQVAGAVAAGKFRVGTAPLPAWPGKARRIPMAGSGFMVFDVGDAPAQAAAWRLVAFFCDPAVQAAFTKGTGYPPTRLGVAEDPAYLGPFYKDNPLFGPDIAQLAVAVPWISFPGRNGPQALQVLDETRDHIFSGESVAAVMKAAAGQINDLINS, encoded by the coding sequence ATGTGCGACACCTCCGACGCTAGCCAGAGCATGCAGGATGCCGTCGAGCGCGGCGAGGATACGCTGCCTGCGGCCGCAGGCGCTGCCCGGCCGGGCACGACACGCCGCCGGTTCATCGGCGGCTCGCTGGCCGCGCTGGCGAGCAGCGAACTCGGCCTCGGCCGGGCGCTCGCCGCGGCCACGGCGAGCGGGCCGGCCACCATCGACCTCTGGCTCGGCGTCGGCCCGGACAGCGCCAAGGTCTACCGGCAACTGCTCGACCGGTTCCACGCCGCCAATCCGGACATCACCGTCAGGGTCAACAGCTTCGGCGAATACGAGCCGCTGCAGACCGCGCTGCAGGCCGCCATCGCCGGCAAGCGGCCGCCCGCCATCGCGCAGATCGGCTTCGACGTCATCCAATATGCGGCGCGCTTCCTGCCGCATCTCAAGGTCGACGCCGCGGCGGCGGCGGCCGGCGTCGACGGCGCCCATTTTCTCGCCGACAGCTTCTCCCCGCAGATGCTGTCGCTCGGACGGGTGAATGGCCAGGACGTGCTGCCGCAGCTGATCGGCTCGCCCTATCTCTTCTACAACCGGGATGTGCTGTCAGCGGCCGGCATCGAGCAGGCGCCGGACACATGGCCGGCCCTGCGCACGGTCGCGCAGCGGGTCACGGCCAAGACGGGCAAGCCGTGCTTCAGCATGGCGGAGAAAGGCTATTTCTGGGCCTATCAGGGCCTGATCGAGTCCAACGGCGCCTTGCTGCTGGCGCGCGAGGGCGATCGCTACGTCACGCAGATCGACCAGCCCGGCGCGATCGAGGCCATGCAGCTGATGGCCGACATGGTGCTCGAGGACAAGTCCGCGCTGTATCTCGGCGACGCCCAGGCGGGCGTCGACTACCAGAACGGCAACCTGCCGATGATGATCGGCTTCAGCTCGCAGGTCGCCGGCGCGGTGGCCGCCGGCAAGTTCCGCGTCGGCACGGCGCCGCTCCCCGCCTGGCCGGGCAAGGCGCGCCGCATCCCGATGGCCGGCAGCGGCTTCATGGTCTTCGATGTCGGCGACGCGCCGGCCCAGGCCGCCGCCTGGCGGCTGGTCGCCTTCTTCTGCGATCCGGCCGTCCAGGCCGCCTTCACCAAGGGCACCGGCTATCCGCCGACCCGGCTCGGCGTTGCCGAGGATCCGGCCTATCTCGGCCCGTTCTACAAGGACAACCCGCTGTTCGGGCCCGACATCGCCCAGCTCGCCGTCGCCGTCCCCTGGATCAGCTTCCCCGGCCGGAACGGTCCCCAGGCCCTGCAGGTCCTCGACGAGACGCGCGACCATATCTTCAGCGGCGAGAGCGTCGCCGCCGTGATGAAGGCCGCCGCCGGCCAGATCAATGACCTCATCAATAGTTAG
- a CDS encoding carbohydrate ABC transporter permease — translation MHLAPYLYVAPLLAFIGLFIYWPMVYSLFLSLMDWNLVSPDIAFVGLGNFRKLFTSREFLIVIRNTAIYLAILVPFLVVAPLLIAELLWPIRRSRLQPIYRGVLFAPTAVAAVVSSVVWLWILDPLQGVLTGLVLQLGGPRIDWLTQPVLAFACVTAVSAWKLFGFNLLIYLAALEAIPEPILEAATLDGAQGWQQFRHIRVPLLAPTLFFTCVTTVIFVSDDIFQILQVLTRGGPFGQTQNILYFLYQWAFRYFQVGYGSAIAVVTFAVVMALTWLQFRTLGRRVRHD, via the coding sequence GTGCATCTTGCCCCCTATCTCTACGTGGCGCCCCTGCTCGCCTTCATCGGCCTCTTCATCTATTGGCCGATGGTCTATTCGCTCTTCCTCTCGCTGATGGACTGGAATCTCGTCTCGCCGGACATCGCCTTCGTCGGCCTGGGCAATTTCCGCAAGCTGTTCACCAGCCGGGAATTCCTGATCGTCATCCGCAACACGGCGATCTACCTGGCGATCCTGGTTCCGTTCCTGGTGGTCGCGCCGCTGCTGATCGCCGAGCTGCTCTGGCCGATCCGCCGCTCGCGCCTGCAGCCGATCTATCGCGGCGTGCTGTTTGCGCCGACGGCGGTGGCTGCCGTCGTCTCGTCCGTCGTCTGGCTCTGGATCCTCGATCCCCTGCAGGGGGTGCTGACGGGGCTCGTGCTGCAACTCGGCGGGCCCCGCATCGACTGGCTGACGCAGCCGGTTCTCGCCTTCGCCTGCGTGACGGCGGTCTCGGCCTGGAAGCTCTTCGGCTTCAACCTCCTGATCTATCTCGCGGCACTGGAGGCCATCCCCGAGCCGATCCTCGAAGCCGCGACGCTCGACGGCGCGCAGGGCTGGCAGCAGTTCCGCCACATCCGCGTGCCGCTCCTCGCCCCGACGCTGTTCTTCACCTGCGTGACGACGGTGATCTTCGTCTCCGACGACATCTTCCAGATCCTGCAGGTCCTGACCCGGGGCGGACCGTTCGGCCAGACCCAGAACATCCTCTATTTCCTCTACCAATGGGCGTTCCGGTACTTCCAGGTCGGTTATGGCAGCGCCATCGCGGTCGTCACCTTCGCGGTCGTGATGGCCCTCACCTGGCTGCAGTTCCGCACTCTCGGGCGACGGGTGCGCCATGACTGA
- a CDS encoding carbohydrate ABC transporter permease: MTETAVRQRPTPGPHAMAVLLCILAGFPFVWMLATAFDPGMSRDQGAGPFANFVRAFELAPVARWLAESFLIAIAIAGLKLLVSAPAAYAFALVEFRGRSPLFALVIGSMVVPDAVTLIPNFILVSNLGWVDTPQGVVVPMVAFTGLHVFLLRQAMTQIPREILDASRIDGASRWGIFWHIVLPIVRPTLIVVAILAFLGAWNLYLWPALVLSADTVKTLPVGLQSFAAGQGQSNEWGALMAVGVLAVAPPLAILVLAQRSLISVLGGRG, encoded by the coding sequence ATGACTGAAACCGCCGTCCGGCAGCGCCCGACGCCCGGCCCGCACGCCATGGCCGTGCTCCTGTGCATCCTCGCCGGCTTTCCCTTCGTCTGGATGCTGGCGACCGCCTTCGATCCCGGGATGTCCCGGGACCAGGGCGCCGGCCCCTTCGCCAATTTCGTCCGCGCTTTCGAGCTCGCGCCGGTCGCCCGCTGGCTTGCGGAGAGCTTTCTCATTGCCATCGCCATTGCCGGCCTCAAGCTTCTCGTCAGCGCGCCGGCGGCCTACGCCTTCGCGCTTGTCGAATTCCGAGGCCGCAGCCCGCTGTTCGCCCTGGTGATCGGCAGCATGGTGGTGCCGGACGCGGTCACGCTCATCCCCAACTTCATCCTGGTGTCGAACCTCGGCTGGGTGGATACGCCGCAGGGCGTCGTCGTGCCGATGGTCGCCTTCACCGGATTGCACGTCTTCCTGCTTCGCCAGGCGATGACGCAGATCCCACGCGAGATCCTCGATGCCAGCCGGATCGATGGCGCGAGCCGCTGGGGCATCTTCTGGCACATCGTGCTGCCGATCGTCCGGCCGACGCTGATCGTGGTCGCGATCCTCGCCTTCCTCGGCGCATGGAACCTCTATCTCTGGCCGGCCCTGGTGCTCTCGGCCGATACGGTCAAGACATTGCCGGTGGGTCTCCAGAGCTTCGCGGCCGGACAGGGGCAGTCCAACGAATGGGGAGCCCTCATGGCGGTGGGCGTGCTCGCCGTCGCGCCGCCGCTCGCCATTCTGGTCCTCGCCCAGCGATCGCTGATTTCCGTGCTCGGCGGCAGGGGGTGA
- a CDS encoding sterol desaturase family protein encodes MDDSVYGTRNKRGDWKPKQPYEYAPVFIWPPRPVEFLRWLLWWPGYFLPWNILYAFIVLGIWIWLTPDMQTMTSPAPGWIAFILVRNATLTALWYGSFHFVLYIKRTQGLSFKYNGRWPGEKNDAFLFRSQLADNLFWTFVFGIPIWTAFEVATLFLYANGLLPYLDPAEHPILFIGIWALIPLWREFHFYVIHRLIHWPPLYRTVHKVHHNSVNPTPWTGLAMHPVEQMLYFSGVVLYWVIPAHPIHSVYHLAHCMLASAPGHVGFDKVVLGEGNLIDMPGYDHYLHHKFFECNYSDGVVPYDKWFGTFHDGGEASEKRMLERFKRKAARLSARQAR; translated from the coding sequence GTGGACGATTCAGTTTACGGAACGCGCAACAAGCGAGGCGACTGGAAGCCGAAGCAGCCCTATGAATACGCGCCGGTCTTCATCTGGCCGCCGCGCCCCGTCGAATTCTTGAGATGGCTGCTCTGGTGGCCGGGTTACTTCCTGCCGTGGAACATCCTCTACGCCTTCATCGTGCTCGGCATCTGGATCTGGCTGACGCCGGACATGCAGACCATGACGTCGCCGGCGCCGGGATGGATTGCCTTCATTCTCGTCCGCAATGCGACGCTGACGGCGCTCTGGTACGGCTCCTTCCACTTCGTCCTCTACATCAAGCGGACGCAAGGCCTGAGCTTCAAATATAACGGCAGGTGGCCTGGCGAAAAGAACGACGCGTTCTTGTTCCGCAGCCAGCTCGCCGACAACCTGTTCTGGACCTTCGTCTTCGGCATTCCGATCTGGACTGCATTCGAAGTCGCGACCCTGTTTCTTTACGCCAATGGATTGCTTCCCTATCTCGATCCGGCGGAGCATCCCATCCTCTTCATCGGGATCTGGGCGCTGATTCCGCTCTGGCGCGAGTTCCACTTCTACGTCATCCACCGCCTGATCCACTGGCCGCCGCTCTATCGGACGGTCCACAAGGTCCACCACAACAGCGTCAATCCCACGCCGTGGACCGGGCTCGCCATGCATCCGGTGGAGCAGATGCTCTACTTCTCCGGCGTGGTGCTCTACTGGGTCATTCCCGCACACCCCATCCATTCGGTCTACCATCTGGCGCACTGCATGCTGGCGTCGGCGCCAGGACATGTCGGCTTCGACAAGGTGGTGCTGGGCGAAGGCAACCTGATCGACATGCCCGGCTACGACCACTACCTGCATCACAAGTTCTTCGAGTGCAATTACTCGGACGGTGTCGTGCCTTACGACAAATGGTTCGGCACGTTCCACGACGGCGGCGAGGCCTCCGAAAAGCGCATGCTCGAGCGGTTCAAGCGAAAGGCGGCCAGGCTGAGCGCGCGCCAGGCTCGATGA
- a CDS encoding MocE family 2Fe-2S type ferredoxin, which translates to MAEWVDACAVDAIETEGVVRFDHAGRTFAIYRNHEDRFYCTDGLCTHEAVHLADGLVMENTIECPKHLSIYDFTTGAVETPPACVNLATYRTRVDRGRVSIEI; encoded by the coding sequence ATGGCCGAGTGGGTTGATGCCTGCGCCGTCGACGCCATCGAGACGGAAGGCGTCGTGCGCTTCGATCATGCCGGACGGACATTCGCGATCTATCGCAATCATGAGGACCGGTTCTACTGCACGGACGGGCTGTGCACGCACGAGGCCGTGCATCTCGCGGACGGGCTGGTGATGGAGAACACCATCGAATGCCCCAAGCACCTGAGCATTTACGATTTCACCACCGGCGCGGTAGAAACGCCGCCGGCCTGCGTGAACCTGGCCACATACCGCACGAGGGTCGACCGCGGGCGCGTCAGCATCGAGATCTGA
- a CDS encoding helix-turn-helix domain-containing protein yields MLVQFSAESIEHLTAAFPEFGEMAAMWELARSGIRFEGFDPTFAMGHFQRIRDTRGAERIAAFLRFLVRINEHAEKRGLSVVKLTHADANFRQARIARIVDHIAHNHAQKISIEKAADMAGMSSTAFSRSFHSITGNTFVEFVNRVRIGQACSLLYATEKPVSTICFDVGFQTLANFNRQFLRLKKSTPSAYRRNARAGLLSEESLRVQNPSPIRERGRGEGLNAP; encoded by the coding sequence ATGCTCGTGCAGTTCAGCGCGGAAAGCATCGAGCACCTGACGGCGGCATTTCCCGAATTCGGCGAAATGGCCGCGATGTGGGAGCTGGCCCGTTCCGGCATCCGGTTCGAGGGCTTCGACCCGACCTTCGCCATGGGCCATTTCCAGCGCATTCGCGACACGCGCGGCGCCGAACGCATCGCGGCCTTCCTGCGCTTCCTGGTGCGGATCAACGAGCATGCGGAGAAGCGCGGCCTCTCCGTGGTGAAGCTGACCCATGCCGACGCCAATTTCCGGCAGGCCCGCATTGCCAGGATCGTCGACCACATCGCCCACAACCACGCGCAGAAGATCTCGATCGAGAAGGCGGCCGACATGGCCGGAATGAGCAGCACCGCCTTCTCGCGCAGCTTTCACAGCATCACCGGAAACACCTTCGTCGAATTCGTCAACCGCGTCCGCATCGGGCAGGCCTGCTCCCTGCTCTATGCGACGGAAAAGCCGGTCTCGACGATCTGCTTCGATGTCGGATTTCAGACCTTGGCGAATTTCAACCGCCAATTCCTGCGACTGAAGAAATCGACGCCGAGCGCATACCGGCGGAACGCACGCGCAGGCCTTCTTTCCGAGGAGAGCCTGCGTGTGCAAAACCCCTCTCCCATTCGGGAGAGGGGCAGGGGTGAGGGTCTAAACGCTCCCTAG